Below is a genomic region from Rosa chinensis cultivar Old Blush chromosome 5, RchiOBHm-V2, whole genome shotgun sequence.
CTGAGGCTATATCATCTGTAGGTCTGAGGCTATTCAATTCAATGTTGTTCTGTTTATGATATAGCAATTTCCATCTATTTAGCTGTTCTGTTCATAGAAAAACTATGCTTTGAAGTTCCAATCTACTTGGTTGTTCTGTTTAAGATATAAGTTGATATAAGTAATTAAGTATAGGCATTTTGAATATCAGTAATGGTGCATGACTTGCTTTTTTATCACCCTTTCGATTGATGAGTTCTGTAATTCAATGGTTTATGTGTGCTCCTTTGTGTTCTGAAACTTTACTTAGTTGGATTCAGCTTTACTTACATATTAACGAgaaaggcttacgccttactgAGGCTCTCCCGAAAATGCCTCGGCTACGCCTTAGCCTTTTAAAACATTATTTGCTATCTCTTGGCCAAACGCTGATTCTTATAGTAGCCATGGCAGGTTGGAACTTCATTCACTTCACATGCTTCATAATTTTGCCTGGCTAGAGTCCTTTAGTCTTGGCTAGACTTGGTGGAGCTCAGAAGAATTGGATTGATAATGGTGGTGGGTTTCTTCACTTCTTGTCTAGCCAGTCTGAATTTGATTTTAACTGCATTGCTACTCCACAAGAGCTCACATTGTTTTGCTAATTGTTGTTCACGTGAACAGTTCAGTTAGAAAGTTGTCTGGACTGCAAATAGGGATTCCTGAGTTTCATTATTAAGGATAGTGTGTCATTGCAACAAAGTTGGAAGTGTCGTTTTGTGTCTCTGTAGAATTGCAGGACTAGGGAAATCTGATTTTGCCTGCGTCAATTATCGTGGTCTTCAAGATTTTACAGTTAGGAAATGAGTTTTACTCTCACTGATCCTGCATTTCCTTATTTTGTGATTGTTGATTCTTTCACTTTTGTTCCATCTCTGGGCAGCACTCTCTGCTTCGCTTTATAGGTTAGTCTGGGTTCAATTTTGCTAGCATTGTTAAGAGGTTTTTTATTATGCTAATCACGTTATGTTCTTATGATAGAAATTTGTAGGTAACAATCAGATATTGGTTCCTTTTAGATGCATGCATCGACTATGAAAGCATATGGAGTCAAACCACACTAACAAATCACAAGGAATTAGAATACTACATCATTCATTATTTATGTGATAATAATGTTAAATTGTTAGATATTTCCCTTATGAAAGTTTGTTTTGGATGAGTGACATTTAATCCCTTTTGCCAATTCCAATTGTTAACATCTCTCCTCCACTAGAGTTTACTATTTTGGTAATTTGTTATTGTTTGGGTTTGCATGTTCTTTGGATTTTGTATGATCTCCTAGCTGTCTCTGTCCTCTGCCCTCTACCCTCTATCTTCCTCTAGTCATGTACTCTCTGAGTTTAGTTCCAGGTAAGCCTTCTTGTCTTTCTGTAGTGGATATGACTGAGAATATAAGGACAGTGAAGATTCATTTAATAATTCTGATCACGATTATTGTTCAGAGTCTTATTTCAAAATCATGAGGGTTCGTCCGTCCCGCCTATATATTATCAGTTTGCATATCTTTGTGCACATCGGATTAATTAGATATTGAATTGATATACCAGATTATAGAAGCATTTGTTAATTGATTTCTCCTAGAATTTAACTTGCTGATTGTTCTGTTGTGCAGTTGGCGTTATCTTACTATCTAGTTCACACATTGAAAACCCAATTGGCACTCATGGAGTGCGTGTCCAAGGAATAGTGACTAATTATAAGGAGGCTAGTGCTTTGAGCTTCATCTTATCCTTAGCCGGAGTTAAACATTTTGTAATGTTACGCCTGGCTTCCAATATTCTACAAAGAAGCTCATCTAGAACTCTTGCATCATCTCGTGATTTCTCATTGCAATTGTTACTCCAACATATTTGCCCACAGCAACAAGACGATTTCCAGCACCAACAACGGAGTTGTTACTTTGGGCAGTCAAAGGCGTCGAGCCCTAGCCTCTCGATATGGAGGCGCAAGAAAGAGATGGGCAAGGAGGGCCTCATCGTCGCTAAGGAGCTCAAAAGGCTCCGCTCTCAGCCCCTCCGCCTCGATCGCTTCATACGCTCCCACGTGTCCCGTTTGCTCAAGTCTGATCTTCTGGCTGTTCTTGCCGAGTTTCAGAGACAAGACCAGGTCTTTCTCTGTATGAAGGtttggtttctttctttttcattattcttattgttattattattctttatGTAGTTTCTGAAGGAATGATCTTTGCTTGGTTAATTATAAAACTCCGAATGGAGGTAGAGACAGGTCTCTATAGCATGCTGGATTGCATGGGCTTTAAAATAAATGGAATGCAAAAATGAACACTTTCCTGTAGGCAATTGGATCAGAACTTAGAATGGGTAACCATCTTGGACTTATGAATTCTCTCAGCCTAGGATAGCCAATGCACTAAAGACTTCTTTACTGTGATTCACCCGAACATATGCCAAATTTACTCTTAAGGTAATGTTTGGTTCAATGAAATGGGCAGTTTCTCTTGGAATCCCCATTCCATTGACGAAGAAATATTCAGTTACACAAGAGAAGATGTTGAAAGACAAGCTTGCAAAGTCATCCAATTCAGGTTGATAAGGCAACTTATTAAGTGCAGTGTTTCAAGTGACAAGGGTAAGGGTGTTAAGGCAAGGTGGCCCATATTATGTACTTTGATTGCCAATGGTTTAGGCTGGTGGATAAAGCCAGGAAGTGGCAGTGAGTAGAAGGTTTGTAAGTTGGAAGAGAAGATGTATTGTTGCTCACTGGAAGATGAATATTTGTGAAAATGGTTCAGATGGGAAGGCCTATCATTTGTCTATCACCTCATTGGTGTCTGCTGTGCAAAGCTGGTGCTGCGAATGTGAATGATTTGTTTTTCATTAACTGATTGCCTTGGCTCTCTGGAAAAGGTTGTCGCTAGACTATGTTGAGTCCGGTCTCTATTGACTTTATGTGGATTTATTGTGTGATGGACACTAGGATAGCAGTTCTTTTGGGTCTTTTGGATGGAAACAAACACAAGAACTTTTGGGAATGCTCGGGGGAGAATCTAGATCAGTTCTGGGAGTGGATTTGTAGCTGGGCTTTTTTATGAGCCTCAGTTTCTTCAGAGTTTAGGGATAGTTCTGTACGTCTCAATCTTGTTTGTGTGACCTTAATGCTCGAGAGTTTAGCTATAATTTCCATGTCAGTGTTGACACAGACGAATAAATgtgcaaaaagaaaagaaaaggaaaaacagaaAGGGAAGAACAAAGCAGTAAAAGTATACTAATAAGCAAATCCTGAGAGTAACAAATAGTTGAACTTACACTTTTATTGCTAGATTTTCCATATAACCTTTATAATCGTCATTAGTTTttcccttttcattttcttctttttcattttgttttgttttcctttggtTTCTTCTTGAAAAAGGGTTCAGAAAAATGGATATGTTATAAAGCTAGAAAATCTTGTTCTCTGTGATGACAGCTGTAAATCATATTGATAGGGTAGTTTCTTCATGAATTGTACTTTTATTTGGGTGGTTGACTATTTTTGATGTCTTTTGTTTACATGCATATTGTTCTTTTCAGATCTACAATGTGGTGCGCAAAGAGATTTGGTATCGACCAGACATGTTCTTTTACAGGGACATGCTTATGATGCTTGCAAGAAATAGAAAGGTGGATGAAGCAAAGCAAGTTTGGGAAGATTTGAAGGGGGAAGAAGTTTTGTTTGATCAGCATACTTTTGGGGATATTATTAGGGCTTTTCTAGAAAGTGAATTGCCCTCGGAAGCAATGGGTATATACGATGAAATGAGAGGATCTCCTGAACCCCCTATATCACTGGCATTTAGAGTTATATTGAAAGGGCTTCTTCCATACCCAGAATTGCGGGAGAAGGTGAAAGCTGACTTCTTGGAGTTATTTCCAGATATGATTGTCTATGACCCCCCTGAAGATTTGTTTGAAGATCAAGAATGGAAAAGTGAAAGCAAAGATGATTACTAATGCACTTGCTCACGCTCCATAAATGATTTTTTTCATCTTCAGAAGCTAAAATCATCAGCAACTGCTAAGTGCAATCAAATGCCCGtggaatttgaaagaaaatatcTTGGTTTTGTACTGGTACATCTGCTCACGGATCATCCAACGAGGCAGCGATTAAGTTTGAGTTGCAACAAAGGCTCTAAACTCTCATTAATGCAATGAGGTTTGCGTGTAATGTCTATGCAATGTTGTCAcgcagtttttatttttattttcttttaatacatCAATACTTTGATTAAACAACAGAATAAATTACAATTGAGAACATATAACACAGAGTTTGAGTAGTAAGCCCATACTTTTTGAGATGCGGTTCGTTTTAGTGCAAAACCACTAACTGGTTTATCATCGGTATGCTTTTGTTGTCAATATACCAACAATGGCCTTTGCACATGGTCTAGTATATTTGAAATTTGCATAAAATATTactcttagagcaagtccacccgtagtcaagaaaaggcaaagtcgagaagtcaagaattcgaccggtcaagttactatttactgccactggacatgggtttgcacccgttgtttttcttgcccggtcaacactgttcacCCTTTTCACTGTTCACGCTACTGTTCACCCAAAATTCACTGtttaaaattactgttcatcgAGCTTGCCCAGTTCCTCACATTAATTGGTCCGTGCTCTTCACGGCCTTGCTCTGGCGCGTCTCTCTCTTGCTGGCCCATGTGACGTCAGCCATGATCAGTGGTGGGCAGAGGTGGCTGCAGGCCATGCCTGGGCAAAGAAAAAGGCAGCTGCTTGACATTTTTCTTGCCCTCGGTCAAACAAAGGCAAAAGCTGCCCAGGCAAAACAGACCCGATGGAGGGGAGAAATAGAGCTTGCCCAGTCAAATTCATGGAATGCTGAGGTGGTGCCTGGGCAAAAGAGCAccggtgcacttgctcttagaCACTGCTATGATAAATCAAGTATAGTTCTCGGTAAGCATATAGCCATAATATTTGTCACTCGTCAAGAGAGTCCATAACATTGTCACTAAGCACTGCGTTGGAAGAGGCCGTATCTACTTTATCACTCATtccttttcgttttgaaaaaaaagTTATGGTTAGAAAAGGGAAAGTTTTAGAGGGAGAGGATTATTATAGAGGGGATTTTAAGTTGCTCTAAGGTCAAGCCCGAGCAAAGGAatataagagcaactccacccgtagtcaagaaatgtcaaggttgAAAAGTCAAggcgtcgaccagtcaagtaactgttcactgccactggacatgggtttccacccgttcTGTTTATTGACCAGTCAGTACTGTTCATTTTgcactatttttcaatttttaattggtcatttttcactgttcattgattttttttcttttctttttattgtaaaatttaaatatatttgatgtaaatagatgataataatggagatttatggaGGAAGGTGTGTGTTTTCTTTTGTCCAGCCACTGGATGTGTGTTTCCCCTTTGTTCGGCCATATTGGATATAAACAAATTTGGATGATGAGAGTTATATGAGGAGGAAGGTTTAACTATGAAgtataattttttgggtgtgagatgcAAAAAAATTGGTAGGTATTTAtctatttttataattttttacaatttttttcttaCCGTTAGCTACATTAGACTCATAGTAATTCCCTAACCGTCAGATCTGCAGCACAACCTTCAATCCACGGTCCATATCATTTGACCGTTGGGTTCAAAATCCCAAACCAGCCAACGGTTGTGAGCCACGTGCGCCCCCCAATGCTGATTTAATTGTCGCTACGCGACAAAATGTGGCTGCAGCAAGCGCCATCATCTGTTTCGGCGCTAGAAGAGAAGCAACTCGCCAGCACGCGCGCCTGCGGAGCGTCCTTCTCCCCACCGAAGCCTGATGATGTCAGCCACGATACCTTTGGGCCGAGCTAGCAACC
It encodes:
- the LOC112163840 gene encoding pentatricopeptide repeat-containing protein At1g62350, which gives rise to MLRLASNILQRSSSRTLASSRDFSLQLLLQHICPQQQDDFQHQQRSCYFGQSKASSPSLSIWRRKKEMGKEGLIVAKELKRLRSQPLRLDRFIRSHVSRLLKSDLLAVLAEFQRQDQVFLCMKIYNVVRKEIWYRPDMFFYRDMLMMLARNRKVDEAKQVWEDLKGEEVLFDQHTFGDIIRAFLESELPSEAMGIYDEMRGSPEPPISLAFRVILKGLLPYPELREKVKADFLELFPDMIVYDPPEDLFEDQEWKSESKDDY